The proteins below are encoded in one region of Dehalococcoidia bacterium:
- the rsfS gene encoding ribosome silencing factor, whose translation MTLAQDSSDLAQRIVDALTDRQADEVLLLDIRRVANFTDYFVIATAQNVRHMRALMETLDRDLAAAGVNALHVEGEADSGWVLIDFGDV comes from the coding sequence CTCGTCCGACCTCGCCCAGCGGATAGTCGACGCTCTGACGGACCGCCAGGCCGACGAGGTGCTGCTGCTTGATATCCGCAGAGTTGCTAACTTCACGGACTACTTCGTGATCGCAACGGCGCAGAACGTCCGGCACATGCGCGCCCTGATGGAGACGCTGGACCGCGACCTGGCGGCCGCAGGAGTCAACGCGCTCCATGTCGAGGGCGAGGCCGACTCCGGCTGGGTCCTCATCGACTTCGGGGACGT